A single genomic interval of Nostoc commune NIES-4072 harbors:
- a CDS encoding shikimate dehydrogenase, producing the protein MTKERLITGKTKLLGVIGHPVEHSLSPAMHNAAIAHLGLDYVYLPFPIAPENLEIAIAGFAAIGIVGFNVTIPHKQAIMPLLSEITPVAQAIGAVNTVSRQNNQWVGTNTDIEGFIAPLQTTYQQDWSQKVAVILGNGGAARAVVVGCHQLGLAKIHVVGRNVQRLQEFGNSWNNSPISENLQVHQWEELPKLIPQANLLVNTTPIGMYPKVNESPLSVEEITNLPKGAIAYDLIYIPKPTQFLKQAQKQGAIAIDGLEMLVQQGVAALKIWLQQEIVPVEVMREALQNHLGLG; encoded by the coding sequence ATGACTAAAGAAAGATTAATTACAGGCAAAACTAAGCTATTAGGGGTAATTGGACATCCGGTGGAGCATTCGCTCTCGCCAGCAATGCATAATGCTGCGATCGCTCATTTAGGATTAGATTATGTTTATCTTCCCTTTCCTATAGCACCAGAGAATTTAGAAATAGCGATCGCAGGTTTCGCAGCTATTGGTATTGTCGGTTTTAATGTGACAATACCTCATAAACAGGCAATTATGCCTTTGCTGTCAGAAATTACCCCTGTTGCTCAAGCTATAGGCGCAGTGAATACTGTTAGTCGCCAAAATAATCAATGGGTGGGGACAAACACAGATATAGAAGGATTTATCGCTCCTTTGCAGACAACGTATCAGCAAGATTGGAGTCAAAAGGTAGCAGTGATTTTAGGCAATGGTGGCGCAGCGAGAGCAGTTGTAGTAGGTTGTCACCAACTAGGTTTGGCGAAAATTCATGTTGTCGGGCGTAATGTGCAGAGATTACAGGAATTTGGCAACAGTTGGAATAATTCACCCATAAGTGAAAATCTACAAGTTCATCAATGGGAAGAATTGCCAAAGCTAATTCCCCAAGCTAATCTGCTGGTAAACACAACCCCTATAGGTATGTATCCCAAGGTTAATGAGTCGCCTTTGAGTGTAGAGGAAATAACGAATTTACCAAAGGGTGCGATCGCTTACGATTTAATATATATTCCGAAACCGACGCAATTTCTAAAGCAGGCTCAAAAACAAGGTGCAATTGCGATCGATGGATTAGAAATGCTAGTTCAACAAGGAGTAGCAGCATTAAAAATTTGGTTGCAGCAGGAAATAGTGCCTGTAGAAGTGATGCGCGAAGCGTTGCAAAACCACTTAGGTTTAGGTTGA